The following is a genomic window from bacterium.
TATAAAAACATCAAGAAACACTAAGGGAATAACTATAGAAATACAATATAAAAAATTAATTTTATCCTGTTCATCTGCGAAAATCTGCGTCCTAATTTACATTTTCAGGAGAAAGGGTCATGAGTCTGCGGCTCACAAAGGGGGATGAAAATAATGGAAGAACAACCCCCTAACCCCCTTTATTAAGGGGGAATATCTCTTCTACACCAGAGGATACGAGTCTGTGGATACTATACTAATTCGCTAATCTCTAATTCACTAATTCGCTATTTTCAGGGGAAAATAGTAGGTAGGAGATAGAAGGTGGGAGGTAAGGAGATAGGCGTAAGGAGTGATGTTTTCTTTACTTTCTACTCTCTACTCTCTACTCTCTACTCTCTACTTCCTACTTTCAGGTGAAAGTGTTTAAGTCCATCTTAAATAAAAATAAATACATAGATAGCTGGTTCTGGGATAGATACACTATTAATTCATATAATGGTTGTCAGTTTGGCTGTGTTTATTGTGATGCCAGAAGTGAAAAATATCATCTGCCAACAGATTTTGAGAATGATATTGTTGTCAAAAAAGATGCCGCTCTAATGCTTGATAAAAGGTTGACTAATGCAAGAACCTTATTGCCTGATGTGGTCGCACTATCAGGCACAAGCGACCCCTATCAACCAATAGAGGCAAAATTCAAGAATACAAGGCAATGTTTAGAGGTTTTAAAGAAACATAAGTATCCTGTTCATATCATCACGAAATCAAGATTAGTTTTGCGAGATTTAGATTTGTTAGAGGAAATTGGCAAACAGACCACCTGGTGCACTATCTCTATCACGATTACCACAACAAATTCTGAGATAGCAAGATTTCTTGAAAAAAGAGCCCCTCTGCCTCAAATAAGATTTGCCATGATAAAAACAATAAAAGAAAAAACAGAAAATATCCAGGCTGGCGTTTTATTTATTCCTGTGGTTCCCTATCTTTGCGATTCGGATGAAATTTTAGAGGAAATGGTAAAAAAGAGTAAAGAGGTGGGGGCAGATTATATCCTTATTGCTGGTGGAATGACTATGCGTGATTTGCAAGCAAAATGGTTTTTGAAACACCTCAAAGAGCGATACCCCGAACTTATTGAAAGATACGAAGAACTCTACAATTTTAAATACAACCCAGATTTTTATGATGGTGACTATGAACCAACAAAAGACTATATTATAAACCTTCATAAAAAGATATTTGCCTTATGCGAGAAATACAAAATAGCTTATAGAATAAAGCGGTTTATCCCACAGGATTTCAGGAAGAAAAGCTATCTGGTCGCAGAAAATCTTTTAAATGATGCTTATCATCGGCAGGTATGTGGTTGTAATTACAATCTTTTTTGAATGGGTAGGTATGAGTAATAATTCTTTTAGCCAGGAAAATGGATTAAAGTTGCTTTTTCGAGCATTTCGTTATAGAAATTACAGTCTTTTTTTCGCCGGTCAAAGTATCTCCCTGATTGGCATCTGGATGCAGGGAA
Proteins encoded in this region:
- a CDS encoding radical SAM protein, which translates into the protein MFKSILNKNKYIDSWFWDRYTINSYNGCQFGCVYCDARSEKYHLPTDFENDIVVKKDAALMLDKRLTNARTLLPDVVALSGTSDPYQPIEAKFKNTRQCLEVLKKHKYPVHIITKSRLVLRDLDLLEEIGKQTTWCTISITITTTNSEIARFLEKRAPLPQIRFAMIKTIKEKTENIQAGVLFIPVVPYLCDSDEILEEMVKKSKEVGADYILIAGGMTMRDLQAKWFLKHLKERYPELIERYEELYNFKYNPDFYDGDYEPTKDYIINLHKKIFALCEKYKIAYRIKRFIPQDFRKKSYLVAENLLNDAYHRQVCGCNYNLF